The DNA segment GAGACAAAGTTAGATTAGAAACACTAACCCGCCACGGCACATATAACTATAAGTTACCCCCATACGGATACCTAACATcagaaaagttttaaaaaacttCTGGCCAAAACATGTTATATACAGCAGACATTCAGAATAAAAAACAGGGTATATGATTCGGTGAATTTTTCCTGTGCCACATGGGAAAAAGAATTACAGGCCGGAAACAATTGCTGACCAAGTTCACTAACTCCTCCTTTTACCCTTCCACCCCCTGGGAGAAAAAAtggaaatatttaatattatttcaaacGGAGATGAAAACCAAAGGAAAGGACTCAGATAAAACAATCAGGAACAAAAAGCATACAGGGGATAAGGCCAAGGCCCTTGCATtggaaaataatcaaaaaatttgaagaaCTCAAGATATTAGTTCactgaagaaaacaaaagagtaaaacatttttttcataAGAATTCATGAACACGATGGCAACCATAACATCCATATGATTCATGTAAAGTCATTtgcatcaaataaaatattttctaaataaaaaccAATCTCGTATCTGTTGTTCAAATCAATAAGGGACagctaaaattcataaatttctatatataaaaaaaagaagcaaattAACACATACATCAACATGATTAAATTTAGTGGTGACTGTTTATTGCATGGAGATGAAACGAAAAGGTAAAATTCACAGCTACCTCCAAACAACGAGCGATCAGAGAAAACCGGTGACTGAGAGAAAGTAAACGAAAGGAGCGTAAATTGAGGAAAATGAAAGAGAAAGGGAAAGGAAAGGGAAATTTTACCAACGGAGAAATAGGATGAGGTGGAGGGAAGTTAACGACTttctattttctatttttatattattttatttatttatgctacATATCTAATTTTAGTGATTAGATGTctcatttttgttttgaataaaataacggtggatcattaaatttaaaaataaaaattatgaagttcatcgatatttttttattttacgatCATCTTATACAAACAAAccaatatattttctttaaacaTTAAGGCTCCGTTTGGTATGTGTGATGAGATAAGTAAATAATTAGTAATGAGagtgatttaaaaatgatatatatggaTTAATAGTATGGTGGGATAAATAACATGNgttagcataaaaagtaatattttttcatagatgactcaaataagatatccatctcacaaaacacgacccatgagaccgtctcacacaagtttttgccaaatctCAAATGTTTGCCGCAACATTGCCTCGACATCCGGAAAACTAATCACAAAAATTCTAGCAACTCCTAATTAAGTTCTAATCTCGTGTCTCTTTTTATTCTTTTACTCCTGAGTTATATAAAATGAACCCAATACATATTTAAGGTAAAGTGTGAATTACCAACTCAGAAAGCACTAATATCAACGAGTCGCCACCCTCACTATCACAAATATCCAAACTAAAGTTATTAAACAATAGACACACTGAGACCGGCCTTCGTAGCTCAGTGGTAATGATATAACTCGTAGAAGTTCGATCTCCCTTTTTATACTGTACTCCAAAAAACCAATATTGATATGATGATGGTATGGTGGTATAAGCCTCTTCTATGAGAAAGATTTGAGTTCGAATATAGATGATGACACGATTAATATGGTTGTATTTGAGGATGCAAATTTACAATTATAGGAGCAAGAATTCAGGATCTTCTCGAAAATAAATACATTAATGGATACACCAATTCTAATAACTGTTTGATCGCCTTTCTTGATATATAAAGTACATATATGACTGTACAAAATGTAAAGaccacaaaaattaaaaaatcagaCTTATTAAACATCGAAATTTTCAGACTTAGTGCTCAGACTTGGGAATTTTCATTGTAATGACATATTTATTAATCATTTATGAAATAGATTGATGTGGATTGTTTATATTGTATTAcgagttttattgtttttcgGATTTTATTTGTCAAACAAAAATGATAGAGCTCTTAAATGGCTAAGGTCGCGACGCAAAATCCAAATGCAAACGCTTTTCCTCTACATATCCCATGACCTTCGGCAAGCTATTGCCCAAACCAGACGATATAGTATGAAAGCAATATTCTAAATAGATTTCTAATTAAGGCTCATGATACCTGAACTTTTCTATTCATGGTTGCAGAACTCGAAATTGAACTGATGCACCATTACGTCCAGGCTCGTTAAAGATGAAGAATTTGGGAAAGCAACCCTCAATCTGGTTTAGTGAGTGACAATTCGTGTTAACATGTTCAAGCCTTTAAGCAAATGCACTCAATGTGGCATTTCACAGTTTCAATATCAAGATTAGAAATTATGCGCACATATTTCGGTGTAGATAGGAAACGAGGCCCCAAAAGAATTTTGCCTTCACCTGTCACATCTATCAATACGCCCTCGAAAATAAATTTCCCAGAGAAATATATAAGGTTGAACTACCTCTACGCAAACTCATGTCTTCACCGAACATTGCTTCAGGAGCAAATCACATATGAAAAAAACCTCGGCAACTCACGAAGTATGAGGTATCTGAATCTGATTAAGCCTGCTAGACCATAAAGAATGAAGTATCATATGGAACAGATCATATCGAACTGGTCTTGCATTCCAGTGGAAATGCTTCTGCAACATCTTCACATTTGTTTGCATGATAAGATATTGTCTCAAAGGGATGGATAAGAGTATCTCCTTTAACTTCGGGATATCCTTCTCAGCAACAGTGACTGAAAAGGCATCCCAATTGAGAACTTCACTGAAGGGAGGAACAAAATTATCAGCTATAATAACAGGAACACACTCATAATATATGGCCTCAACGATTCTTGGACTGTTGACTTCAAATCCCATGGGACAAAGACAATATTTACTGGATTTCATATGTTCGGGGTACGACATAATTCTTGATACTCTATTTGGCAATGGCCCATAAATCCGCATGTCGTCATCTTTGTCGCCCCAGTACTTGAGAAGTATCGGACGAACCCTGCCATGCATGTGTCCTGCATAAAAAGCAAGAATTGGACGCTGTGACACCCTTTTCCCACCAACATTTCTAAGGGGCCTTTTAGGATTCCTTATGGTAGTTTCGGGCAATGACACATCCTTTCCTGCAATAAAAATCCTTTCAGACGCATCTGCATTGCACAAAGCTTTAATAGTGTTTCTTGCAAGCTCCTCATGCAGGACTAAAGTGTAAGGACCCTGTGAAGTGATAATGCAACagagaaaattaagaaaatgattttcGACACATTAGGCAACACTCAACTCCTGCGAATCTAGACCCCATAGTAAATAAGCATAACTGAACAGCAGAAAATAGACAGCTTTCTAGTTGTTAATtaccattaaattaaatatgtaaaacaaaattttcatgctCCGGCATCATTGagaataaaaattcaatataaaacaaAGAGAAATCTGCAGCTACTCATGACCATACTTGATTTACGTCATAATGTACATGGTACACCATATTAAAATCAACCGAAAATCTAATTTgcaaaattaaaacttaaaacgCAAAACTAACACACAATCTAGaaatgttattaaaaaaaagcaGAGCCCTGTCATACTGAAGGATTCTCAAACATCGAAAACATGGAGCATTTATTTCTTCAGTTCATGAGAAACTAGCTAAAACTTACACACAATCATAGGTTATTAAAATAGTAATTAAAAAAGCACGCAAGTGCATTGACCCTAGCAAGGGGCCAGGCAAGGCAAGGCTGTGCTTCAGGCAAAGTTGCTACTCCAAGGGCAAACTTTTACCTTATGCCTGAGTGTTGCTGCTTTTCTTAAAACTATATGGTTATTTGGCTCTGTAAATGGTACCACAAAAGTTAAAACTTATTATCTCGCACTATCACACAGTATAACCCTTCTTGTCACCAATAATAGGAAAGCAAGGAATCTAAGCTGTGATGAACTAAGTTTTACGGAAATTCCTTTCCTTTTTTCCGCAAATCTCGCTTGAGAATCTTGGGGAAGAAGTGTGAGTTATAGCTCAGAGCAGTGTCAAAGCAGTTTAAATGGTTTACCCAGCCTCAGTTTACCAGGCATGATTGACACTCCTAATATTAATGAAGCAAGTTGAATGTCTTACATAATGCAATCATTTAAACTAAATAGTGAAGCATGATCCTGAAGGATAGCATGTATGGTATTGGAAAATGATTCAAATTGCATAAAcacaaaattaaacaaatttgcAGCTAACTAAATTATTAACTGATGTCAGATCACTTCTTGGTGCATACTGAAATAATAACTGCCTATAAGGCTGCTTTTATAGTCTGGGTGTGTAAGTGTTCATGTCAGCAAATTACAGTACCCAGTCATGGCAAGCAACTAGAAAATGGTCTGAGCCACGAGTCTTGTTCCAGAATGGATATTTTGAAGCCAGCGTGTTCACATAGTCCCTAAGAAAGATTGATAAGGGCCTCAGATTATGCGAGTTTGGAACATAGAGAGCCATCTGTAATTGGCGAGCACTATATGGTAGGTAGAACAAGTGAGCCTTTTCAGGATCCTTTGTCACAAATTGTCTGTTTTCTTCCATCAACTTTAAAAACCATCCTTCAGATGCATAAATCCCGTAAAGATGAGGCTCATGAAAAATAGGTCTTTCACCCTCTTGATAAATGTAAACTTTTAACATCCATTCCATCCATTCATAGCTCCTGGAGCGAAAATATGTTTCCCCAAAGAAAAAAGGTTACTAAAATGGAGAAAATCATGACTTAAAAGTTCTATGACAATTGATTACTCAGGACATGCAGAACTTCTATGCATTCTATATTTGGCAAGCTGCTCGTAAATTTTGAACTCTTTACCTTATGTATGACATAAATAACGCAAGTGGTACACGATAAACTGAAtcgaatgaaataaaataagttCTCGAGATGAAAACATTAGAAATTCCAAACAGAATGTAAATCGACAATGTCATACATCTGCAGCTAAAAATCGATCCTCCAACTCAACATATGCATTTTAAAAAGTGGTGCATATAAACCAATCTGCTTAACGAGTTTCCAAGATAACTTGCATTATATTTGATTATCAAATTTGAGCTGACATTGTACAAGCTCGAAATTAATTCAAGTCCAAGTCATTTTGTTGAATAGATCGCAAGCAATTTACACGcctttatatatttaataataaatattagaatattactaatatattttttgaaacttaTTGATTGGATTCTGCAACCTTCATTTCATTCAACTCATTGCCTCCATCCTCTTTTATGCTCTTTGTCAATTGCAGTCTGTTTTCCTCCTTTCTAATATTTGAAAGGTTTTTCACTTTCTTTGTTCCATACTGTTAATATTTGCTTGTTAGAATCTGGATGTAAAGTCCAGATCTGAATGAAAGGCTACACTCCCAACCACCAAATTTCAATCTGATCTGCTAGCCCATTCAATCACAACAGCCTATGACAACCCCTGGTTCAGATCCGTCATCAATTTAGAAATGGGCTGATTCCCAGTGACAGAGCCAAATGCTACAACTTTAAATGATCTACTATATGCAAATAACAACATAGTGTATCAAGATCATGATGTGAACCTGAAAATTAAGAATGAAAGTAACCTCCAACCAATGTACAGAATTTTGAGAAGTAATGGGGAATCTAAGAATGTAAGATGATGTTGATTTTATTGAATCAAAACTCTTCACAAAACACCATTCAATACAGCctcaaaataataaacaaacatAGCCTCCAAGTGGAAGCAACAGTCAagtctgctttgcacttcttTGTGATATAGCTCCATTGGAAAACATAAGAATGCAACAACATGATGTTGATTACAACCGATAAATCCTATATCGCAGTGGCCTATTACTTCCAAATTTTCAGTCAGTCTATGCATAAGCATTGAATATCTTCCGTAATCACCTTTTCAACATCAATCATTTACTCTATTTCATCTTTTCTATATGATCATTACAAGACATCTTTTTCTACGTATTGCTTtggatttcaaatttcataaccAAATACTAtctcaaaattattttcaaaatcaccACGAAACTCTATACAAAATCAAGTCAATCAAGTTATCAGTTACTTATATGATGCATATTTAACAAAATGTGAATAAGAATATCTGATGTATAGGTATCACAAGATATACCTCTTGAAAGTGGAGATATTTCGAAATAAAGGGGCATATAACTCTGGATCAACGTCACTAACTAGTGTGGCATTCTCAATGTCTCTTTTAGCAAATGCAAGTGCATCATTTGGTGTCAACAACGATAGATACCTCTACACAGAGAAGATGTCAAATGAGAGATAAATGTTTGCTTGAAACTTTCAAGTTTCAATGGTAATAATATTAACAATAGCAATACCTACCAACAAGCGGCTAGGCAGTTTTTTGACAAAAGAAGGAGAGGAGGGTGGAGTAACTATATCAATCGACCTTACGTTACTTCTTCTCCTTCTCCTTTTCCTTCTCGAAACTCTATCTTCCTTGGCAGAATTTATCATTGATCGATTCAGTTCTATGGAAGAATTGAGTGAATCAGGAACAAGGGCATCTTGAGTGATTTCACGATGGCTATTCACCGGCAGAGGATTAGTTTTACCCAAATGTACACTATTGTTAATTTGTTTATAGGATGAAACTGAAGTGGGTGGCTGAAATATCCAATCATTCAGTGGATAAGGAAGCGAAGAAATCTGAATCACAACACTAATTATTGTAAGAACTGCTCCAACAAAAAACAACTTCCTCCAGTCAATTCTAAAAATCAGAACGACTATAAGCCGCAACAACAGCTTAGTCATTCCTTTCTAAACAGTGTATCTTGTCTTGCCTTAAAAAAGTGTAAGAATAAACTCAACCTCGAAAATTATACAAAAGATATCTGCTGATCATTACTTCAATGAGTAGATTGATGTCTCTTGCACTTTCTGCGTGTTAAATGCTTTTTGAGACCAAAACTCCGATTTTACTTTCAAATTATCTTCATGACTAGATGCCAATACAGAGTAGCATAACACATCTACTACCATTTTATTGCCGAAGGCTCACTTTCTCACCATATAAATACAGCGGAGACAAAGTTAGATTAGAAACACTAACCCGCCACGGCACATATAACTATAAGTTACCCCCATACGGATACCTAACATcagaaaagttttaaaaaacttCTGGCCAAAACATGTTATATACAGCAGACATTCAGAATAAAAAACAGGGTATATGATTCGGTGAATTTTTCCTGTGCCACATGGGAAAAAGAATTACAGGCCGGAAACAATTGCTGACCAAGTTCACTAACTCCTCCTTTTACCCTTCCACCCCCTGGGAGAAAAAAtggaaatatttaatattatttcaaacGGAGATGAAAACCAAAGGAAAGGACTCAGATAAAACAATCAGGAACAAAAAGCATACAGGGGATAAGG comes from the Primulina huaijiensis isolate GDHJ02 chromosome 8, ASM1229523v2, whole genome shotgun sequence genome and includes:
- the LOC140983093 gene encoding probable glycosyltransferase At5g03795 isoform X1; amino-acid sequence: MTKLLLRLIVVLIFRIDWRKLFFVGAVLTIISVVIQISSLPYPLNDWIFQPPTSVSSYKQINNSVHLGKTNPLPVNSHREITQDALVPDSLNSSIELNRSMINSAKEDRVSRRKRRRRRSNVRSIDIVTPPSSPSFVKKLPSRLLRYLSLLTPNDALAFAKRDIENATLVSDVDPELYAPLFRNISTFKRSYEWMEWMLKVYIYQEGERPIFHEPHLYGIYASEGWFLKLMEENRQFVTKDPEKAHLFYLPYSARQLQMALYVPNSHNLRPLSIFLRDYVNTLASKYPFWNKTRGSDHFLVACHDWGPYTLVLHEELARNTIKALCNADASERIFIAGKDVSLPETTIRNPKRPLRNVGGKRVSQRPILAFYAGHMHGRVRPILLKYWGDKDDDMRIYGPLPNRVSRIMSYPEHMKSSKYCLCPMGFEVNSPRIVEAIYYECVPVIIADNFVPPFSEVLNWDAFSVTVAEKDIPKLKEILLSIPLRQYLIMQTNVKMLQKHFHWNARPVRYDLFHMILHSLWSSRLNQIQIPHTS
- the LOC140983093 gene encoding probable glycosyltransferase At5g03795 isoform X2; its protein translation is MINSAKEDRVSRRKRRRRRSNVRSIDIVTPPSSPSFVKKLPSRLLRYLSLLTPNDALAFAKRDIENATLVSDVDPELYAPLFRNISTFKRSYEWMEWMLKVYIYQEGERPIFHEPHLYGIYASEGWFLKLMEENRQFVTKDPEKAHLFYLPYSARQLQMALYVPNSHNLRPLSIFLRDYVNTLASKYPFWNKTRGSDHFLVACHDWGPYTLVLHEELARNTIKALCNADASERIFIAGKDVSLPETTIRNPKRPLRNVGGKRVSQRPILAFYAGHMHGRVRPILLKYWGDKDDDMRIYGPLPNRVSRIMSYPEHMKSSKYCLCPMGFEVNSPRIVEAIYYECVPVIIADNFVPPFSEVLNWDAFSVTVAEKDIPKLKEILLSIPLRQYLIMQTNVKMLQKHFHWNARPVRYDLFHMILHSLWSSRLNQIQIPHTS